GATAGCCACCACCCACATACCAGGTCGGCGTCAGCTGGTAGGACGTCCACAGGTCGACGTACGCCTGCTCATTGGTCGTCTCGCCCATGAGCTCCTCGATGCGGTTCTCGCGGTTGTAGCGAACCGCGGCGATCACGATCGTCCGGGTCGACAGCGAGCGGGTGTATTGCACCCGCAGGACGTCGTTCTTGACCCGGCTGCCGATCGTGCTGGGCTCCAGAAACCGGCCGAGGTTGTAGCGGACCCGGCTCGCCGGCCAGCTGTAGTGGCCCACGACCTCGAAGCCGACGCTGTTCTGCGTGTCCGAGGTGCTCACCCCGGTCAGTGCTGCGTTGGACTCGACGTCGGCGCGCTCCGCGCGCAGTTGGGCGATGACGAAGGCCGATTCCGCCGGAGCGTAGCCTGTGCCGAGCACGAGACCGTAGCTGTCGGTCTGGTTGCGATCGTCGTCGGACTCGTACTGGGACACGTACGGACCGGCGACCAGCTCGAACCGCCGCGACATCCTGTAGACGACCGAGGTCTCGATCGTGCCGCTCTGGTAGCCGACCCGGCGGAACGCCAGATTCGTGTCGTAGCTCACCTGCTCGGCGTCGAGGCGGGCCTCGAGGCGCGTGCGGTCGCTCAGCTGGTAGGTGAGGTTCGGATAGATCGTCCAGTCGCGGCGCTTGCCCTTCGCCGTCAGCACGCCGGTCTCGCCGGCCGGCGTGTTGTCGGGGTCGAAATCGTCGAAGCCGGCCGAACCGACCTCCGACGTGAAAGCATCACGCTCCAGGAAGCGTGCATTGAAGCGGTACGTCCCCTTCAGGCTCTGCGTCACCGTGCGCAGGTTGGCGCCGAGCTCAAGCGGCTCTGCGTCGTCACGGTCGGGGATCTCCTGGTAGGAGATCCAGGGCCGGAACTCGACGCTGGAGCGGGTCGTCACACGACCGATCAGGGCCTCGGCCCGCGCGTAGTAGACCCCGTTCTCCTTCTCCTGCGAAGAATCGGTCGCGAGGTCGCGGTTGTTGTGCCACTCGGCCGAGGTCTCGAACGCCGGCAGGAAGTAGGTCTGCTGCGCATGGACCGAGCCCGCGGCACAGCCGAGCAGCGCGATGGCCGGCACCAGGCGATTACGGAACGATGATGACATCGCCAGCCTCCAGTGGAGCGTTCTGTTCGAGGTTCCTGCCCTTGCTGACGTCGCCGTAGCGGAACGGCAGGACGCGCTGCTTGCCGCCTGCGCCGGTGCGCAGGACGATGATGCCGTCGAGATTGGCGAAGGGCGTCATGCCGCCGGCGACCGTCAGGGCCTGCAGCACATTGAGGCGTGGGTTCATCGGATAGCTGCCCGGCTTGGTCACCTGGCCGATGACGTAGATCCGGTTGCCTTCGAGGTTCGTGACGGCCGCGGTCACGACAGGCTCCGGAATGTACTTCTGCAGCCGGCCTGCGACCTCCGTCTGGATCTGGCTGACGGTGCGACCGGCCGCCGCCACTTCGCCGACGAGCGCGAACGAGAACTTACCGTCGGGCCGCACGATCACCGTCTTGGTGAGATCAGGCTCCTTCCAGACGGCAATCTCGAGCTGGTCGCCGGCATTGAGCACGTAGTCGGGGGCCTGCTGGGCCTGCGCGCCGAGCGGCAGGATGGCGAGCGCTAAGGCTGCCAGGCGCAGCCACGGGTGCGACGCTAGCTTGGAACTCACGAAACCCATGATCCTCCTCCATCTTCCCCTGGCCCGGAACCGGCGGTCGGTTCCGTCCGAAATTGCATTGTTGTACCACTGCGTCGGGCGCGGGCCTCGGACGCCCTGGGGCAGGCGTACCCACCTTTGAGTGCGCGACATTCTTGCAGGCCCGTACTCCCGGTGGCGTCGACCAGTTCTCACTCCCCACCCCCGGCAGCCGCCCGGCCAAAACTACCCGAAGTGAAGCGTCGCGACTGGGTCGTTTGAGCAACCGTCGGCATAAGTCAATACGCCTTCTTGTCGCCCCAGAGCATCAGCACGGTCTTGATCAGAATCCGGATGTCCAGC
This is a stretch of genomic DNA from Chloroflexota bacterium. It encodes these proteins:
- a CDS encoding polysaccharide biosynthesis/export family protein, whose product is MGFVSSKLASHPWLRLAALALAILPLGAQAQQAPDYVLNAGDQLEIAVWKEPDLTKTVIVRPDGKFSFALVGEVAAAGRTVSQIQTEVAGRLQKYIPEPVVTAAVTNLEGNRIYVIGQVTKPGSYPMNPRLNVLQALTVAGGMTPFANLDGIIVLRTGAGGKQRVLPFRYGDVSKGRNLEQNAPLEAGDVIIVP